The Siniperca chuatsi isolate FFG_IHB_CAS linkage group LG2, ASM2008510v1, whole genome shotgun sequence genome window below encodes:
- the LOC122885453 gene encoding macrophage-stimulating protein receptor-like, whose amino-acid sequence MVTWAALLTVCIWIQTQTASGQHTCASTPRRLVDFTVKYSLPYFQTDKPIQNIAVNLEAHQPDVYVACQNAIEAVDSTMEKIWEVKTGPVGSPDCETCQVCDIETDPGDPVDTDNEVLLLDPAGFPFIYLYICGSTQHGICYRIDISLPQPELQCLYKKEQNSPTNCPDCLASPLGTKVTIVEQGAISLFFVAASVNDKVAQRYPRRSISMMRPLSTEDGFHMLMNGLTVLPGLRDSYKIDYIYSFSTKEFVYFLSLQRENPSKSNSVFQTRLGRLPILIPEVWMYREVVLECRYNPKRRRRRREVFKDIVYNGLQAAHFGRAGKDLADELRVDEREDILYGVFAQVDERGQTKKNSALCAFPLTKVNHAIDEGVEACCKSGPEQLSRGLCHFQLSESCPHESAEGNDTCSDKPTLVSKPYYRLDLFNRQMRDVLFTTVLVTTIGNHTLGHFGTSDGRILQVILTVYKPIVFANYSLEGAEVSRTAAVYSEDSLLFVVGNKLFRVPSAGPGCAHFMTCSTCLMAPRFMNCGWCLGICSRRHECASQWNKDSCAPIITEFFPKMAPAGGETEVTLCGWEFQSPLRPAIISGKTHIITLGSGTLCTILPEKSSSEALVCKIQEKTIPNQDLTITLEVHEQEVEGRYLIEGTSQMSGFSFVEPSITEIKPDYGPVFGGTTVTLTGRYLNSGIQRDVFFADKKCKNQSAPEGSGTLSSIVCHTEATAGVGKVSVKVLIDNFQVTTTKMFFYKKNPVITSVQPHCSFQSGSKLMIEGQNLDSAHKTVVEYTPKNRHLQSRQQVCKGTTNATHMECWAPAFPEEMPEDKSDTGDIFIHMDGKNNLWKRRFDYHPDVKIIPFENDDNVLLLKPGETEVSLHHSKLNIVSTCMKIQMTIGGVNCNAQVLLNELTCRIPKGLVIPSEGLPVKVFVNGEVHDVGTVVSDVDNNNTVIVGIVLGIIAALVVGAGLALIVMIHLKKKKRAIIENRLSTMLSRNRMGNGPDFSPTGDYRRDLSSQTSGSGGMAFQGLLYAASYDHLAVPLMPRDNISMVSLSSDLLEEVKDVLIPAEMLRIEDSQIIGKGHFGTVYHGYLIESKQETHCAVKSLNRITDLGEVDQFLREGIIMKGFNHPNILSLLGIMLPKEGLPLVVLPYMKHGDVRHFIRSEKRNPTVKDLIGFGLQVAKGMEYLAQKKFVHRDLAARNCMLDETFTVKVADFGMARDIYDKEYYSIQDHKRAKLPVKWMAIESLQTQKFTIKSDVWSYGILMWELLTRGASPYPNVDPYDITLFLLKGRRLPQPQFCPDTLYSIMLTCWDPEPECRPSFNSLVTEVQHILSCLEGEHYISLKVNYVNLDQPRPYPSLTGSADEAEASDLEADSNASS is encoded by the exons ATGGTCACTTGGGCCGCCTTGCTGACAGTATGCATAtggatacaaacacaaactgccTCAGGACAGCACACATGTGCTTCTACACCACGCAGGTTGGTGGATTTCACTGTAAAATACTCCCTCCCCTACTTCCAAACAGACAAACCTATACAGAACATAGCAGTGAACTTGGAGGCGCATCAGCCAGACGTGTATGTTGCATGCCAGAATGCAATAGAGGCAGTCGACTCTACTATGGAAAAAATATGGGAGGTGAAAACTGGACCTGTTGGCAGTCCTGATTGTGAAACGTGCCAGGTGTGTGACATAGAAACAGATCCTGGGGATCCAGTGGATACAGACAATGAGGTCCTGCTTTTGGATCCTGCTGGATTTCCTTTTATCTACTTGTACATTTGTGGTAGTACTCAGCATGGGATCTGTTACCGCATTGACATTAGCTTACCACAGCCTGAGCTTCAGTGTTTATACAAAAAGGAGCAAAACTCTCCAACCAACTGTCCAGACTGTCTAGCCAGCCCACTTGGCACCAAAGTCACCATCGTTGAACAGGGAGCCATATCGCTCTTCTTTGTAGCAGCCTCTGTCAATGACAAAGTGGCACAGAGGTATCCAAGGAGGTCAATATCAATGATGAGGCCGCTTTCAACTGAGGATGGCTTTCATATGCTCATGAATGGGCTGACAGTGCTTCCTGGTCTACGGGACTCTTACAAGATTGATTACATCTACAGCTTCTCCACCAAGGAGTTTGTCTACTTCCTGtccctgcagagagaaaacCCATCAAAGAGCAATTCAGTTTTTCAGACTCGTCTGGGACGACTGCCGATATTAATTCCAGAGGTGTGGATGTACAGAGAGGTGGTCCTGGAGTGCCGGTACAACCCAAAGCGCaggaggagacggagagaggtCTTCAAGGACATTGTGTATAATGGGCTACAGGCGGCACACTTTGGGCGAGCAGGGAAGGACTTGGCAGATGAGCTGAGGGTGGATGAGAGAGAAGACATTCTGTATGGGGTGTTTGCACAGGTGGATGAGCGTGGTCAGACTAAAAAAAACTCAGCCCTGTGTGCCTTCCCTTTGACTAAAGTAAACCATGCAATTGATGAAGGTGTGGAGGCCTGCTGCAAGTCAGGTCCAGAGCAGCTGTCCAGGGGTCTCTGTCACTTCCAGCTGTCTGAGAGCTGCCCACATGAA AGTGCTGAAGGTAATGACACATGCAGTGACAAACCCACTCTGGTGTCAAAGCCGTACTACAGACTAGACCTCTTCAACAGGCAGATGAGAGATGTCCTTTTCACTACTGTCCTGGTCACCACTATTGGGAATCACACGCTGGGTCACTTTGGTACCTCAGATGGACGGATACTGCAG GTAATTCTTACTGTGTACAAGCCTATTGTTTTTGCCAATTATTCTCTGGAAGGGGCCGAAGTGTCCAGGACAGCAGCTGTGTACTCAGAAGATTCACTTCTCTTTGTTGTTGGAAATAAG CTGTTCAGGGTTCCCTCTGCAGGACCAGGGTGTGCACATTTTATGACATGCTCCACGTGTTTGATGGCTCCACGCTTCATGAACTGTGGCTGGTGTTTGGGAATTTGCTCAAGGCGGCATGAGTGTGCCTCGCAGTGGAACAAAGACTCTTGTGCACCCATCATAACAGAG TTTTTCCCTAAAATGGCACCCGCTGGAGGTGAGACAGAAGTGACACTGTGCGGCTGGGAGTTTCAGTCTCCTCTGCGGCCTGCCATCATCAGCGGCAAAACCCACATCATCACACTGGGCTCTGGGACCTTGTGTACTATTCTGCCTGAAAAGAGCAGTAGTGAAGC GCTAGTATGCAAGATTCAGGAAAAAACCATACCAAACCAGGACCTCACTATCACTCTGGAAGTGCATGAGCAGGAAGTGGAGGGCCGCTACTTAATTGAAGGCACATCTCAGATGTCTGGCTTCTCTTTTGTG GAGCCTAGCATAACAGAAATCAAGCCTGACTATGGACCCGTGTTTGGAGGAACAACAGTTACACTGACAGGCAGATATCTTAATTCTGGGATACAGAGAGATGTCTTCTTTGCTGacaaaaagtgcaaaaatcAAAG TGCTCCTGAAGGAAGTGGGACTTTGTCTTCAATCGTCTGCCACACAGAAGCTACCGCAGGTGTCGGGAAGGTATCTGTGAAAGTCCTCATTGACAACTTTCAAGTGACGACCACTAAGATGTTCTTCTATAAGAAAAACCCTGTTATAACCTCTGTACAACCTCACTGCAGTTTCCAAAG TGGCTCCAAGCTGATGATAGAAGGTCAGAATCTTGACTCTGCCCATAAAACTGTGGTTGAGTACACTCCCAAAAATCGCCACCTGCAGTCTCGTCAACAA GTCTGCAAAGGCACAACGAATGCCACTCATATGGAGTGCTGGGCCCCTGCTTTTCCTGAGGAAATGCCAGAAGACAAGTCTGacacaggagacatttttatTCACATGGATGGAAAAAATAACCTCTGGAAGAGACGTTTTGACTACCACCCTGATGTCAAAATCATTCCCTTTGAAAATGATGACAATGTATTACTTCTAAAACCCGGGGAGACGGAAGTTTCACTGCAT CATAGCAAACTGAATATAGTGAGCACATGTATGAAGATCCAAATGACCATTGGGGGTGTGAACTGCAATGCCCAGGTTCTGTTAAATGAGCTGACCTGCAGGATTCCTAAAGGCCTGGTTATCCCCAGCGAGGGATTACCGGTCAAG GTGTTTGTGAATGGGGAAGTTCATGATGTGGGCACAGTAGTCAGCGAtgttgacaacaacaacactgtgaTTGTGGGCATTGTGCTGGGCATCATTGCTGCATTGGTAGTAGGTGCTGGCCTTGCATTAATTGTGATGATCcatttgaagaagaaaaagagag CCATCATAGAGAATCGTTTATCAACAATGCTTTCACGGAACCGCATGGGCAACGGCCCCGATTTCTCCCCGACAGGTGACTATAGACGAG ATCTGTCCAGTCAAACATCAGGCTCAGGAGGAATGGCCTTCCAAGGTTTATTGTATGCTGCCAGCTATGATCATCTGGCCGTTCCTTTAATGCCACGGGACAATATCTCAATGGTCAGTCTAAGTTCTGATCTTCTTGAAGAGGTCAAAGATGTCCTGATCCCTGCTGAGATGCTCCGAATTGAGGATAGCCAGATTATCGGCAAAG GCCACTTTGGGACAGTTTATCATGGGTACCTGATAGAAAGCAAGCAAGAGACCCACTGTGCTGTTAAATCATTGAACA GGATCACAGATTTGGGGGAGGTGGACCAGTTTCTCAGAGAAGGCATCATCATGAAAGGTTTCAACCACCCTAACATACTGTCTCTGCTGGGCATCATGCTGCCCAAAGAAGGGCTTCCTCTGGTGGTTCTACCGTATATGAAGCATGGGGATGTGCGTCATTTCATCCGCTCTGAGAAAAGG AACCCAACAGTGAAAGACCTGATTGGCTTTGGGCTTCAGGTTGCCAAGGGGATGGAGTATTTAGCCCAGAAAAAATTTGTCCACAGAGACCTGGCTGCACGTAACTGCAT GCTGGATGAAACCTTCACAGTAAAGGTGGCTGACTTCGGCATGGCAAGAGACATCTATGATAAGGAGTACTACAGCATTCAAGATCACAAACGGGCAAAGCTGCCAGTAAAGTGGATGGCCATCGAAAGCCTGCAAACACAAAAGTTCACTATCAAGTCTGATGTG TGGTCATATGGCATCTTAATGTGGGAGCTGTTGACCAGAGGTGCTAGCCCATATCCAAATGTGGACCCTTATGACATCACACTCTTCTTGTTGAAGGGACGTCGGCTTCCCCAGCCACAGTTTTGCCCTGATACTCT CTATTCTATCATGCTGACATGTTGGGACCCAGAACCCGAGTGCAGGCCTAGCTTCAATAGCCTGGTTACAGAAGTACAACACATCCTGTCCTGTCTGGAAGGAGAGCACTACATCAGTCTGAAGGTTAACTATGTCAACTTAGACCAACCAAGGCCCTACCCATCCCTGACTGGATCTGCAGATGAGGCTGAGGCCTCAGACCTGGAGGCAGACAGTAATGCTTCCAGCTGA